DNA sequence from the Entomomonas asaccharolytica genome:
ATTCAAAAATTATTAATGATTAAGAGAAAGCCTAACAACAAAAAGTAAAGTATAGCGCATGTTTTTATTATGACTTTTAACTTGGTTATTTGGTTGGTTTATCGTACAATATGCGTTTAGTGTATCAACTAAAAAACCAGCGTATATTTTAAAGAATTCATAACGGGATGACGGTTTGCACGGGCATCCCGTTTCTTTACACGCGCCTAAATTCTATATTGGAGGTTCCTTTGTCTACGCCAGCCATACTAGCTCTTGCCGATGGCAGTGTTTTTTACGGTGAGTCTATAGGTGCTGATGGGCAAACCATTGGCGAGGTTGTTTTTAATACAGCCATGACAGGTTATCAGGAGATTTTAACTGACCCTTCATATGCTCAACAAATTGTTACTTTGACCTATCCGCATATTGGTAATACAGGCACAACGGCTGAGGATGCTGAGGCTGGTCAAGTTTGGGCTGCTGGGTTAGTAATTCGTGATTTACCTTTATTGGCAAGTAATTGGCGTAATAAGCAAAGTTTACCTGATTATTTAAAAGAAAATAATGTAGTCGCTATTGCGGAAATAGATACCCGTCGTTTAACACGGATTTTGCGTGAGAAGGGTTCACAGAATGGTTGTATTTTAACAGGTGCAGATGCAACACCAGAAAGAGCTTTAGATTTGGCGCGTAGTTTCCCTGGTATGCAGGGAATGGATTTGGCCAAAGTAGTAAGCGTCAAAGAAGCTTATGAGTGGCGTACCAGTGTATGGAACTTAGAAACAGATAGTTGTCCAGAAATTCCTGCTAGTGATTTGCCTTACCATGTTGTAGCGTACGATTATGGCGTTAAATTTAATATTTTAAGAATGCTCACTGCACGTGGTTGTCGTATTACGGTAGTACCTGCTCAAACCACTGCACAAGAAGTATTGGCATTAAATCCTGATGGAATATTTTTAGCCAACGGCCCTGGTGATCCTGCTGCTTGTGATTATGCTATTAAAGCAATTCGTGAGTTATTGGAAGAACATAATATTCCTATTTTTGGTATTTGTTTAGGTCATCAACTACTGGCTTTAGCCTCTGGGGCTAAAACAGTAAAAATGCCTCATGGTCATCATGGTGCTAATCATCCTGTACAAGATTTAAAAACGGGTGTAGTAATGATAACCAGTCAGAACCATGGTTTTGCTGTAGATGAAGGTACATTACCCAAAAATATTAGGGCTACCCATAAATCATTATTTGATGGCACGTTACAAGGTATTGAGCGCATAGATAAGCAAGCGTTTAGTTTCCAAGGCCATCCAGAAGCTAGTCCAGGACCACATGATGTAGCTCCTTTGTTTGATCGTTTCGTAGCGAATATGGCGGTTAATCGTTAAGGCATAACAATGTTTGAAAGTTTAGGTGTTATTAATTATTGGACATTTTTAGTGGCAACTATAGGTGTTATTTTATTGCCTGGCCCTAATTCTTTGTTCGTATTGGCAACTGCTGCACAAAGTGGTGTATCTAAGGGATATCAGGCTGCTTGTGCGGTATTCTTAGGTGATGCCATATTAATGACAGCCTCAGCATTAGGAATGGCTTCATTACTTAAAACATGGCCTGTGTTATTTTTAATCATTAAGGGATTAGGTGCGCTTTATCTATGCTATCTAGGCTTTATGATGTTAAAAGGTGCTTGGCATAAATTTCATAAGTCTGCTAATGCAGAGATTGAAGATGATGTGACGGTTAAGACCAGTGTTACAAGCCCTTTTAAGAAAGCATTATTATTAAGCTTATCTAATCCGAAAGCTATTTTATTTTGTATCGCCTTTTTTATACAGTTTGTAGACCCTAATTATGCCCATACAGGTTTATCATTTTTAATCTTAGGCTTAACTTTACAAGCCTGTAGTTTTATTTATTTATCATTTTTAATTTTTGCTGGTGTATCTTTAGCGATGTGGTTTCATAAGAGAAAACGTTTAGCCGCTACTGCTACTGCCAGTGTTGGGTTTTTATTTGTTGGCTTTGGCGTTAGACTTGCCACTGCCTAAGTTAGATTAATTGAGAAGCACGAGAGAACCATGCCAAAACGTACAGATATAAAGAGTATCCTTATCCTTGGTGCAGGCCCTATTGTTATCGGTCAGGCTTGCGAGTTTGATTACTCTGGCGCACAAGCATGTAAGGCTCTAAAAGAAGAGGGGTATCGAGTTATCTTAGTGAACTCTAACCCTGCTACGATTATGACTGACCCAGCGATGGCTGATGCTACTTATATTGAGCCCATTAAATGGCAAACTGTCGCTAAAATTATTGAAAAAGAACAACCTGATGCCTTATTACCGACTATGGGTGGCCAGACAGCACTTAATTGTGCCCTAGATTTAGAACGTCATGGCGTGCTAACTAAGTTTGGTGTAGAAATGATTGGGGCTAATGCGGATACCATTGATAAGGCAGAAGATCGTTCACGTTTTGACCAAGCGATGAAAGCGATTGGTTTAGAATGCCCACGTTCTGGTATTGCTCATACTCTTGATGAAGCCTATGGTGTATTAGAACAAGTTGGTTTTCCTTGTATTATTCGTCCATCGTTTACTATGGGTGGTACAGGTGGTGGTATTGCCTATAACCGCGAAGAATTTGAAGAAATTTGTACAAGAGGTTTGGATTTATCGCCAACCAATGAATTATTGATTGATGAGTCATTAATTGGTTGGAAAGAATATGAAATGGAAGTGGTGCGGGATAAAAAAGATAACTGCATCATTGTTTGTTCTATTGAGAACTTTGACCCTATGGGTGTCCATACAGGTGACTCGATTACCGTTGCCCCTGCACAAACCTTAACTGATAAAGAATACCAAATTATGCGTAATGCTTCATTAGCAGTATTGCGTGAAATTGGTGTTGAAACAGGTGGCTCTAACGTACAGTTTGGTATTTGTCCAAATACAGGCCGTATGGTGGTTATTGAGATGAATCCACGGGTATCGCGTTCTTCTGCTTTGGCTTCTAAGGCAACAGGCTTCCCAATTGCGAAAGTAGCGGCGAAGTTAGCAGTGGGTTATACCTTAGATGAATTACAAAATGATATTACAGGTGGCAGAACGCCTGCTTCCTTTGAGCCTGCTATTGATTATGTGGTAACTAAAGTACCTCGTTTTGCTTTTGAAAAATTTCCAAAAGCAGATGCACGCTTAACTACACAAATGAAATCGGTAGGGGAAGTGATGGCTATTGGCCGTACTTTCCAAGAATCTGTGCAGAAGGCATTACGCGGTTTAGAGGTGGGTGCTAATGGTTTTGACCCTAAAGTAGATTTATCTGCCCCAGAAGTTGAAAGTATCTTAAATCGTGAATTAACAGTACCTGGTGCTGACCGTATTTGGTATATAGCGGATGCTATGCGTGCAGGTTATTCGATTGAAAGAATTTTTGATTTAACCAAGATTGATCTTTGGTTTTTAGTACAAATCGAAGAAATTATTAAATTAGAAGAACAGGTTAAAACTCTTGGCTTGGCAACACTTGATAAGCCAATGATGCGTAAATTAAAACGCAAAGGTTTTTCAGATGCTCGTTTAGCTAAGTTATTAGGAGTTAGTGAGAAAGCATTGCGTGCTCATCGTCATAAGTTACAAGTATTACCTGTTTATAAGCGTGTAGATACTTGTGCTGCTGAGTTTGCAACTGATACAGCTTATATGTACTCTACTTATGAAGAAGAGTGTGAGGCTAATCCGTCTAGCCGTGACAAGATAATGGTATTAGGTGGTGGTCCTAACCGTATTGGGCAAGGCATTGAGTTTGACTACTGTTGTGTCCATGCAGCATTAGCTATGCGTGAAGATGGTTACGAAACTATTATGGTTAACTGTAACCCTGAGACGGTGTCTACTGACTATGATACTTCTGATCGTTTATATTTTGAGCCTGTTACCCTTGAAGATGTATTAGAAATTGTACGTGTAGAAAAGCCTAAAGGGGTGATTGTGCAATATGGTGGTCAAACACCATTAAAAATTTGCCGAGCTTTGGAGGAAGCAGGTGTGCCTATTATTGGTACAAGCCCTGATTCGATTGACCGTGCTGAAGACCGTGAGCGTTTCCAACAGATGGTAGAGCGTTTAAATCTTTTACAACCGCCAAATACAACTGCACGTAGTGAGCAAGAAGCGATTGATGGTGCCGAAAAAATAGGCTATCCATTGGTAGTCCGCCCATCCTATGTACTAGGTGGGCGTGCAATGGAAATTGTTTATGATACAGATGAATTAAAACGCTATATGCGCGAGGCTGTACAAGTCTCTAATGACAGCCCTGTATTATTAGATCATTTCTTAAATTGTGCGATTGAAATTGATGTGGATGCTATTTGTGATGGTGAAGATGTAGTGATTGGTGCCATTATGCAGCATATTGAGCAAGCAGGTGTCCATTCTGGTGACTCTGCCTGTTCCTTACCACCTTATTCACTGTCTAAAGAAGTACAAGATGAAATTCGTAAGCAAGTAAAAGCAATGGCTTTAGAGTTAGGGGTGATTGGTTTAATGAATGTCCAATTAGCCTTACAAGCTGATAAGATTTATGTATTAGAAGTAAATCCTCGTGCTTCTCGTACCGTACCTTTTGTATCTAAGTGTATTGGTACATCGCTGGCTAAAATAGCGGCGAGAGTGATGGCAGGTAAGAAATTAAAAGAAATAGGTTTTACTGAGGAAATTATTCCTAAGTATTTTAGTGTTAAAGAAGCCGTATTCCCATTTGCTAAGTTTCCTGGTGTGGATCCTATTTTAGGACCAGAAATGAAATCTACAGGTGAAGTAATGGGGGTCGGTGATAGTTTTGCTGAGGCTTTTGCAAAAGCCCAAGCAGGCGCGAGTGAAATACTACCCAGTGAGGGAGGCCGAGCATTTTTGAGTGTTCGTGAAGAAGACAAACTCATTGTAACCAGTGTTGCGCGCGACTTAGTCGAATTAGGCTTTGAAATCGTGTCAACATCTGGTACTGCTAAAGTAATAGAGAGCGCAGGATTACCTGTTAAACGTATTAATAAGGTAACTGAGGGGCGTCCACATATTGTAGATATGATTAAAAATGGTGAAATTGATTTAATCATTAATACAACAGAAGGTCGTCAATCCATTGCAGACTCTTACTCAATTAGACGTAATGCATTACAACATAAAGTTTGTATTACTACTACTATTGCAGGCGGACAAGCGGTTTGTGAAGCACTAAAATTTGGTGTTGAGAAGAATGTGCGTCGCTTGCAAGACCTACATGCAGGAATAGTTTAACACATGACCAAGTTTCCAATGACTGTGCAAGGTGCAAAAGCCCTTGAAGAAGAATTAAAGTATTTAAAGACTGAACGTCGTCCAGAGCTTAGTAAAGCCATTGGTGAAGCCCGTGAGTTGGGGGATTTAAAAGAGAATGCTGAATACCATGCTGCACGAGAGCAGCAGGGTATGGTAGAAGCTCGTATTAGGGATATTGAAGCGAAATTATCCAATGCTCATATCATTGATATTTCACTTATTCCTCATTCAGGTAAAGTAATTTTTGGTTCCACAGTAGAGATTATCAATATGGATACCAATGAATCTACGGTATACCAAATTGTGGGTGATGATGAGGCAGATATTAAAGAGGGTAAAATATCAGTAAGCTCACCTATTGCTAGAGCCATTATCGGTAAAGAAGAAGGTGAAGTAGTATTAATTCGTATTCCCAGTGGTGAAGTGGAGTATGAAATAATTGAAGTGAAGCATGTCTAATAAGAGATTAAATAGTGTCGAGCGATTTGCTTGGGCATTTTTACAATCTCTGTGGGTGGGAGGAATATGGATAACCTTACTGGTTATTTTCCCTACCATCAACCAATCCGTATTGGCTCCTATTCTTGCTTATAATGTCATAGCAGAATTGGAGCCAAGAATTGTATTGATAATTTTAGTTTGTGTAGTTTTACAACTTTATTTGTTTATTAAAACCTCAGGTTTTAATTCCTTATTCAAGAGCTCAATCGGGCTTACTATATTAGCAGTGTTATTGTCTGCTATTGTGTTTCTAGGTGTTAATAATATAGGGTTATTAGGCTATAAGTTGCGGGGTTTTTTATATTTCGCTATCGCATTACTTGGCCTTTTTTTAATGTTTCATCTACCACCTTGGTTACAGAAACAAAGAGAATTATAATTATCATTTTCTGTTATTAATTAAACATTTATCTTTGCTCTTGTACAATAGTGATCAGGTTTTTGATATATTGCCAATGAGATTCTATAGTTTGCTGTTGCTTAAATATATTATTACTTATAATAAGTCCTTCTAAAATGGTAGTAATATGTGCAGCTAAGTTAACAGCTTGATCAATTTTACCTTCAATTAATATATCTTCAATTAGTTTTTGTAAGTATTGTTTATGTTTTTGTACAAGCTGTTGAATAGAGGGGTGTTCTGGAAACTCTTCATTAGCTTTGATGAATAAACAACCATAAAAATTCTTTTGTTGAAACCATTGCTGATGCCAATCGAATAGCGCCTTTAATTTTTCAATATAACTATTTTTATCATTAATAGTTTGTTGCCATTGTTGACGAAAATCTTTATCTCTACTCATTAGAACATTTTCTATTAAGATTTCTTTGCTAGGAAAGTATTTATACATAGTCATTTTGGAAACTTTTGCTTCATCTCTAATCCTATCAACGCCAATACTATGATAACCATATTTTGAAAACAGGGATAAGGCAGTATTAATAATAGTTTGTTGTTTATTCATAGTTTCTTTTCTTATGGAAGGTTTATTTCAATAGTAAATATCAATTGTAAATGAATTATAAAAATAATACTATACAGATCTGTATAGTGTACAGATCTGTATATTCATGATAAAGGTATTTAATATGATAAAAAGTATTGTAAGTAAGGTAAGAGGAGGTGGAAATCTTCCTGACAAATCTAATTATTATCAAATGATAGTTGGCTTTATAGGAGGTTTATTAGGAATAGGGTGTATTGGTATTTTAGGTACATGGCAAGATGCTCCATTATTGATGGCTCCTTTTGGGGCTA
Encoded proteins:
- the leuE gene encoding leucine efflux protein LeuE, which translates into the protein MFESLGVINYWTFLVATIGVILLPGPNSLFVLATAAQSGVSKGYQAACAVFLGDAILMTASALGMASLLKTWPVLFLIIKGLGALYLCYLGFMMLKGAWHKFHKSANAEIEDDVTVKTSVTSPFKKALLLSLSNPKAILFCIAFFIQFVDPNYAHTGLSFLILGLTLQACSFIYLSFLIFAGVSLAMWFHKRKRLAATATASVGFLFVGFGVRLATA
- the greA gene encoding transcription elongation factor GreA; this translates as MTKFPMTVQGAKALEEELKYLKTERRPELSKAIGEARELGDLKENAEYHAAREQQGMVEARIRDIEAKLSNAHIIDISLIPHSGKVIFGSTVEIINMDTNESTVYQIVGDDEADIKEGKISVSSPIARAIIGKEEGEVVLIRIPSGEVEYEIIEVKHV
- a CDS encoding TetR/AcrR family transcriptional regulator, with the translated sequence MNKQQTIINTALSLFSKYGYHSIGVDRIRDEAKVSKMTMYKYFPSKEILIENVLMSRDKDFRQQWQQTINDKNSYIEKLKALFDWHQQWFQQKNFYGCLFIKANEEFPEHPSIQQLVQKHKQYLQKLIEDILIEGKIDQAVNLAAHITTILEGLIISNNIFKQQQTIESHWQYIKNLITIVQEQR
- the carB gene encoding carbamoyl-phosphate synthase large subunit gives rise to the protein MPKRTDIKSILILGAGPIVIGQACEFDYSGAQACKALKEEGYRVILVNSNPATIMTDPAMADATYIEPIKWQTVAKIIEKEQPDALLPTMGGQTALNCALDLERHGVLTKFGVEMIGANADTIDKAEDRSRFDQAMKAIGLECPRSGIAHTLDEAYGVLEQVGFPCIIRPSFTMGGTGGGIAYNREEFEEICTRGLDLSPTNELLIDESLIGWKEYEMEVVRDKKDNCIIVCSIENFDPMGVHTGDSITVAPAQTLTDKEYQIMRNASLAVLREIGVETGGSNVQFGICPNTGRMVVIEMNPRVSRSSALASKATGFPIAKVAAKLAVGYTLDELQNDITGGRTPASFEPAIDYVVTKVPRFAFEKFPKADARLTTQMKSVGEVMAIGRTFQESVQKALRGLEVGANGFDPKVDLSAPEVESILNRELTVPGADRIWYIADAMRAGYSIERIFDLTKIDLWFLVQIEEIIKLEEQVKTLGLATLDKPMMRKLKRKGFSDARLAKLLGVSEKALRAHRHKLQVLPVYKRVDTCAAEFATDTAYMYSTYEEECEANPSSRDKIMVLGGGPNRIGQGIEFDYCCVHAALAMREDGYETIMVNCNPETVSTDYDTSDRLYFEPVTLEDVLEIVRVEKPKGVIVQYGGQTPLKICRALEEAGVPIIGTSPDSIDRAEDRERFQQMVERLNLLQPPNTTARSEQEAIDGAEKIGYPLVVRPSYVLGGRAMEIVYDTDELKRYMREAVQVSNDSPVLLDHFLNCAIEIDVDAICDGEDVVIGAIMQHIEQAGVHSGDSACSLPPYSLSKEVQDEIRKQVKAMALELGVIGLMNVQLALQADKIYVLEVNPRASRTVPFVSKCIGTSLAKIAARVMAGKKLKEIGFTEEIIPKYFSVKEAVFPFAKFPGVDPILGPEMKSTGEVMGVGDSFAEAFAKAQAGASEILPSEGGRAFLSVREEDKLIVTSVARDLVELGFEIVSTSGTAKVIESAGLPVKRINKVTEGRPHIVDMIKNGEIDLIINTTEGRQSIADSYSIRRNALQHKVCITTTIAGGQAVCEALKFGVEKNVRRLQDLHAGIV
- the carA gene encoding glutamine-hydrolyzing carbamoyl-phosphate synthase small subunit, which produces MSTPAILALADGSVFYGESIGADGQTIGEVVFNTAMTGYQEILTDPSYAQQIVTLTYPHIGNTGTTAEDAEAGQVWAAGLVIRDLPLLASNWRNKQSLPDYLKENNVVAIAEIDTRRLTRILREKGSQNGCILTGADATPERALDLARSFPGMQGMDLAKVVSVKEAYEWRTSVWNLETDSCPEIPASDLPYHVVAYDYGVKFNILRMLTARGCRITVVPAQTTAQEVLALNPDGIFLANGPGDPAACDYAIKAIRELLEEHNIPIFGICLGHQLLALASGAKTVKMPHGHHGANHPVQDLKTGVVMITSQNHGFAVDEGTLPKNIRATHKSLFDGTLQGIERIDKQAFSFQGHPEASPGPHDVAPLFDRFVANMAVNR